A single window of Rhodamnia argentea isolate NSW1041297 chromosome 5, ASM2092103v1, whole genome shotgun sequence DNA harbors:
- the LOC115729327 gene encoding acetyl-CoA-benzylalcohol acetyltransferase-like has protein sequence MACRASIHKAIHPCFDLSAIFPPRDLPKLELPVGLMIGAKYVIKIFVFDSQSIMKLKAVAKWGGFDSKREPSRVELVTALVSIAILDGAKLKNGQSKPLLIAHMVNLRGRTDLLSHKNPCGNLYTAVHWKSAVEVEKPGLHGLVGLMRDVMTTLLAKLAKVIGEEDLGEMVMNAGREFQEELRQGDADVLLFTSWCRFPLHRVDLGWGEPEFVSSLCSPFDSVTLMDHREGDDDGGVVAQVSLTEDDMDLFCKQHDILQDACHK, from the coding sequence ATGGCATGTCGCGCAAGCATTCACAAGGCGATCCATCCATGCTTCGACCTATCAGCTATTTTCCCGCCAAGAGACTTGCCTAAGCTCGAGCTTCCCGTCGGACTAATGATAGGTGCAAAATACGTCATTAAGATATTCGTGTTCGACAGCCAATCCATCATGAAGCTCAAAGCCGTGGCGAAATGGGGAGGGTTCGATTCCAAAAGGGAACCCTCACGCGTGGAACTAGTCACAGCGCTCGTGTCGATTGCTATCTTGGACGGTGCCAAGCTCAAAAATGGGCAATCCAAGCCGCTCCTAATTGCGCACATGGTGAACCTGCGTGGAAGGACAGATCTCCTGTCACACAAGAATCCCTGTGGCAATCTCTACACGGCGGTGCACTGGAAGTCCGCGGTCGAGGTGGAAAAGCCCGGGTTACATGGCTTGGTGGGTTTGATGCGAGACGTGATGACAACCTTGCTTGCCAAGTTAGCGAAAGTGATAGGCGAGGAGGATTTGGGCGAGATGGTGATGAACGCGGGGAGAGAGTTTCAGGAGGAACTGCGGCAAGGCGACGCCGACGTACTCCTGTTCACCAGCTGGTGTCGGTTTCCGCTGCACCGAGTTGATTTGGGTTGGGGTGAGCCTGAGTTTGTGAGTAGCTTATGCAGTCCGTTTGACTCGGTCACATTGATGGATCACAGGgaaggcgatgatgatggcGGAGTTGTGGCCCAGGTGAGCTTGACTGAAGACGACATGGATCTTTTCTGTAAACAACATGACATTTTACAAGATGCTTGCCATAAGTAG